Proteins from a single region of Felis catus isolate Fca126 chromosome B4, F.catus_Fca126_mat1.0, whole genome shotgun sequence:
- the LOC101087675 gene encoding E3 ubiquitin-protein ligase RNF113A-like: protein MAEQLSPGKTTDQVCTFLFKKPGARKGAAGRRKRPVCDKESGDSSGSSDEGNTVVRPEKKRAIHNPMIQKTRGSGKQKEAYGDLSSEEEATEPESLGVVYKSTRSAKPVGPEDMGATAVYELDTEKERDAQAIFERSQKIQEELRGKEDDKIYRGINNYQKHMKPKDTSMGNASSGMVRKGPIRAPEHLRATVRWDYQPDICKDYKETGFCGFRDSCKFLHDRSDYKHGWQIERELDEGRYGVYEDENYEVGSDDEEIPFKCFICRQTFQNPVVTKCRHYFCESCALQHFRTTPRCYVCDQQTNGVFNPAKELIAKLEKHRAAEVGGASDFPEDPDESPNPIT, encoded by the coding sequence ATGGCAGAGCAACTTTCGCCGGGAAAGACCACGGACCAAGTGTGCACCTTCCTCTTCAAAAAGCCCGGTGCACGAAAAGGGGCTGCAGGCCGCAGAAAGCGCCCGGTCTGCGACAAGGAGTCCGGAgacagcagcggcagcagcgacGAAGGCAACACAGTGGTTCGCCCGGAAAAGAAGCGGGCGATCCACAACCCGATGATACAGAAGACTCGTGGCAGTGGTAAACAGAAGGAGGCTTACGGCGACTTGAGCAGCGAGGAGGAGGCGACCGAGCCCGAGAGCCTTGGTGTGGTGTACAAGTCCACCCGCTCGGCCAAGCCCGTGGGACCAGAGGATATGGGCGCGACTGCGGTCTACGAGCTAGACACAGAGAAGGAGCGTGACGCGCAAGCCATCTTTGAGCGCAGCCAGAAGATCCAGGAGGAGCTGAGGGGCAAGGAAGATGACAAGATCTATCGGGGGATCAATAATTATCAGAAACACATGAAGCCCAAGGATACGTCTATGGGCAATGCTTCCTCCGGGATGGTGAGGAAGGGCCCCATCCGAGCTCCCGAGCATCTACGCGCCACCGTGCGCTGGGATTACCAGCCCGACATTTGCAAAGACTACAAGGAGACTGGCTTTTGTGGCTTCAGAGACAGCTGCAAGTTCCTCCATGACCGTTCAGATTACAAGCATGGGTGGCAGATCGAACGTGAGCTTGATGAGGGTCGCTATGGCGTCTATGAGGATGAAAACTATGAAGTGGGAAGCGATGATGAGGAAATACCATTCAAGTGTTTCATCTGTCGCCAGACCTTCCAGAATCCAGTTGTCACCAAGTGCAGGCATTATTTCTGTGAGAGCTGTGCGCTGCAGCATTTCCGCACCACCCCTCGCTGCTATGTCTGTGACCAGCAGACCAATGGCGTCTTCAATCCAGCGAAAGAATTGATTGCTAAGTTGGAGAAGCACCGAGCTGCGGAAGTGGGTGGTGCTTCCGATTTCCCAGAAGACCCCGATGAGAGTCCAAACCCCATCACTTAG